CGGTCATTAGCTGAACGCTTAGCTTTATACATGGCGGTATCGGCTTCACGTAAAATTTGCGCGACAGAATGACAAGGTTCATTGACCATAGAGATACCAATACTTGCACCCACATGGCAAGTACGCCCTTGGATATTGTAGGGCTGAGCAAGTAATTCATTATAGCGTTTTGCAATCATTCCAAGAGATTCAGGGTCAACATTGTTGTACAGACAAACAACAAATTCATCTCCTCCAAATCGATAACACTTATCGCCGAGCCGTGTACTTTCCGTTAGCCTCAAAGCAACTTGTTGTAAGACGTTGTCACCCACCAAATGTCCCATAGAGTCATTAATGACTTTAAAACGGTCTAAGTCGATGAATAACACCGCGAACCCATTTTCAGGGTGCGTTTTTAAACTGGCGACTTTATGAGTTAGGTGTAAATTTAGTGCTTGTCGGTTATATAGATTAGTGAGGTCATCACGAATGGCTTGCTGCTCAATAGAACGAGTTTTGTCCTCTACAAGCTTATTTGAAATGGCTAAACGATTTGAATAAAAGCGAGCTCCCCAAGCTACGGAATAAGTCAGTAAAGCGATGAGAAAAACGCAAAATCCACCATAAAGAAATGTGCTATGGCTATTGTCTAGTTGTGAGACTTGTATCTTCCAAGTGGTATCTAAGGCTGAAATATATAACTCTTTGGAACGTGATACCTCTTGCTCAAGGCCTGTAACTTTTTTAAATCGGCTATTTATGTGGGATTCAAAAATAGGAACGGAAGAAGAATCATCCGCTTGGAAAACATTAATGTTGAATGATTGAGCGTTAACTTCGTCTTTCCATGCTTTTCCTAAAAATTCATAGAAAAAGATATGCGAAACCACAAAACCTGCCAGCTCCTGTGATTCTAAAATAACGGGAAGAAATAAGCGGCTTCCGATGAAACCATCTTGTATGAAAGGAGCGGCAACAATTTGATTGTTTTTAGCGGCACGATGCATGGCTTGGAGTTGTTCACAATTTCCCGCAACTGGGCTACCTAAGTAATCACTACCTTCAAATTTAGGGGAAACATAAAGTGCAGGAAAAAACGTGTTATCAGTGTTTTCTACACAATCAATAAATGCAGGGTCATTAGCTTCACGAGTTAAAACAGCATATCCGAGTAAGCCTTGTTGGGCTGCTTCTTGCTCTAGGGATTCAATATTTTGAGATGTGACGCTTGGAGCCCAAATTACGGATTGAATTGCTGAGTCGATACCCGTTTTTTGATCAAGAAAATATTGAAATTGTTCCTGGCTGGGGTTGTTGGCATGGAGGAGAAATGCACGCGTGGAGTACATTAATTCGGAGAGATCTTCGAAAGATGCATTTAATGCTTTAATCTTATTGTTGAACTGTCTATCGAGTTGGTCGTGTAACCGTCGAGATTCATAAAACCCAATGGTAAGAAAGCTCGCGATAGCGGTAAGAATACCAATAGACCAAATTATACGGTTCATCTTTTGATTAATGAAACGAAGCACATCCATAACTCCACTTTATAGAACTGAAATTATAATAGTGATAAGAAAGTTAATTGCAAATGATAATTGTTACTAAAGATGGTCGTTGTATGATTTATGCTCAGAATAAAGTGCTTATCCTTTAAAGTGCTTATTTTTCGGGGTTTACCTGCCTTACTTACTATCTGTCTTGGATGGTGCACCACGAAGAAGCCATGAGCTAGTGATAGCCGATTTATGAATGTTGGAGATTGTGGGTGAGCGGAAATGTAAATGACTAATAATGAAAGATAGATAGAAAGATAGAAAGATAGAAAGATAGAAAGATAGAAAGATAGAAATATAAAGATAGATAGAGCTTATGAAGTACAGCTATCAAGCCTATCCTTATAGCTGGATAGGCATGTTAACCACTGTACTCTTATCGTGCTAATTTATGATGAGCTCTTGAAAAGTGTCCCGCACAGAAGGCTCCGACAATGGAAAGCTCCCCAGCTAAACACAATGCAGCGCAAACTTCAGCTAAGGCTTGTGATTTACCGTTACCATGTAACTCCATTAAGTCTAAGCAGGCTTTTTGACTAGGCAGAGAAGTACCGCCACCCACTGTCCCTAGCATTAAGTTAGGTAAAGTCACACTCGCGTATAAACCACCTTCATTGTTCAACTCCATGCGAGTCATTCCAATGGCTGATTCGGCAACACAAGCGGCATCTTGACCACAAGCTATATAAAGAGCAGCTAAGGCATTTGCATAGTGTGCATTAATACCAATTGTGCCACTTAATGCTCCGCCTACTGTGGTCATTTGACCGAATTGAACCATCTTTTTAGGTGTCGTATGCAAATACTTTTGAACTAGTTCGGCTGGAATATTCACTTCAGCGGTGACTTTCTTGCCACGGACACTGCGTAAAGTTTGCGTATTCGCTTTTTTATCTCCAGATAGATTACCGTCTAAGAAAGCATGATCTGGAGTTACTGGAGTATTTTCTATAATGAATTCAAACACGGCATTAGTGGCAATAGTCACCATGTTTTGACCAGATGCATCTCCCGTTAAAAACTCAAAAACTAAGTAAACGTGGTTACCTTCAATATTAATATTGATGTCTGTAAGCTTGCCATGGGAGGTGGTTGACTCTGCAATATCTTTAAATATTTGATATTGAGTTACTGCCCAAGCAACGAATTGACCTGCTTCTACCAACCCTTTAAATGCAAAACCTGGTGTTCGTGTCACCCCTTCATTAAGCAGCATTGCGCTTGCTCCACCACATGCGGTTAAAAGCTTTGAACCACGATTGTACGAAGCAACCAAGGCTGCTTCAGTGGTTGCTAGTGGCACAAGGTAATCTCCTTCAGCAAATAAGCCATTTACTCTTAGTGGACCAGCAATACCAACAGGAACTTTGACGGTACCAATAAAATGCTCAATGTTTTTCTCATAAACCTGAAATTGGTTTTGAGTATGGCTATCGAGAAGCTCGGCTTGTGCTTGGGTGTTACTGAGTTTATCCCAGCGACGTTCAAGGTTTTTTTCTGTTAGGTATGGGCTTGGTGTCAGTTTGTTTGTTGGTTTTTCAAAATGAGGTTCAAGCTTTTTTGCTAAGTCTTCTGCTGAAATATCGCCCCCTAAGATAGAGACATAGTCACGGCGATGCAGATTGAGTTTTGGCATAGTGGTACAAGGTCAATAATTTTCGATGATTTTACCGAGTAAAATCTCAGAAACAAGAGTTGGATATAATGAGTTACAGTTTGTTGAACTTAATCTGTTCTTTGAGCTTTTTATCGCCGAACTTGAGAGCGATTATTTATAAAACTAATCGGTTTAAAGGGGAGTATTTGATGGTTTAGGTCGCTAAATGGGTAGGGTAAATGAATGAATAAGGAACAGGGATTTTAAATATGAATGTCGAGTAAGCTACCGATCATTTCATTGTTGCGCTCAACGACACTCGCCCCAATTCTGTTGTAGTTAGAGCTCTGGGTTAGTTTCATCATCGCATCTGCGTGGGAAGGAATAGGCTCTGATGGTTTAGCTTCGGTTACTTGGTTTGGTTGCGGTGCTTCAACTTGGTTAAAAGCTAAGTCATTTTGTTGTGGATTATTGAGCTGGGCTTCACGTTGAGATGCTTGGTTTATTTCAACCGCTGCTTCTTCAGCCATCTGCGAAGATTGCTGAATCATTTGGTAGCCAGATTGAATACCTGAAATCGACATATATACCCTAGAAAATAAATGTACTTAGTAATTTTAGTTTGGTGAATAAATGTACGCAAGCTAGATCGTATATCTAGTGCTTAAATTTGTTGGTGAGAACTAAATTTTTATGTTTATGCCCATGTTTTTCATGAGATAGCTTGGGTAAAAAAGGCTTTCTGGAGGGAGAGCCACTGCTATGGCTTCATTGTGTATCGTATTTTTATAGTTTTGTTTAGTGCTTAGTCTTGTTGAAATTGGAGTTCTAGGTTAGTTAAACAAGGTTGCGATGACATTGCGTTCTTCATCTGTGAGTAAGTCTTTTTTAGGCTCTTCAATCGAACCGTGAATTTCACCTTGTAGCATTCTAAGCTGTTGTGGTGTGAGCTGTTGTATCTGTCGTTTAAAGTTTTCAA
This Vibrio gallaecicus DNA region includes the following protein-coding sequences:
- a CDS encoding bifunctional diguanylate cyclase/phosphodiesterase, producing MDVLRFINQKMNRIIWSIGILTAIASFLTIGFYESRRLHDQLDRQFNNKIKALNASFEDLSELMYSTRAFLLHANNPSQEQFQYFLDQKTGIDSAIQSVIWAPSVTSQNIESLEQEAAQQGLLGYAVLTREANDPAFIDCVENTDNTFFPALYVSPKFEGSDYLGSPVAGNCEQLQAMHRAAKNNQIVAAPFIQDGFIGSRLFLPVILESQELAGFVVSHIFFYEFLGKAWKDEVNAQSFNINVFQADDSSSVPIFESHINSRFKKVTGLEQEVSRSKELYISALDTTWKIQVSQLDNSHSTFLYGGFCVFLIALLTYSVAWGARFYSNRLAISNKLVEDKTRSIEQQAIRDDLTNLYNRQALNLHLTHKVASLKTHPENGFAVLFIDLDRFKVINDSMGHLVGDNVLQQVALRLTESTRLGDKCYRFGGDEFVVCLYNNVDPESLGMIAKRYNELLAQPYNIQGRTCHVGASIGISMVNEPCHSVAQILREADTAMYKAKRSANDRIVFFDDTMFIQAKQRFTLEQELTQAVALQQLFLAYQPIYCQKTHAITGVEALLRWTHKDYGPISPADFIPIAEETGLIIKIGDWVVKRACRTLEQLWLNPLVKHVPRININVSAKQFESNHILHTLQAVLEHASFPPQLLGVEITESLLLSNSECTVRALKQIKELGISIYLDDFGSGYSSLAVLCDYPIDILKMDKSFIDNIDSPDCKSAKLCKAIINMAHTISLPVVAEGVETKSQLATLADYQCDYIQGYLKSKPVSVCVLTDLLETHNFKQSIETHKVIKPAEPVEPNNTLESNKSMESDTFKANSLEVEDNKAKKIA
- a CDS encoding hydroxymethylglutaryl-CoA reductase translates to MPKLNLHRRDYVSILGGDISAEDLAKKLEPHFEKPTNKLTPSPYLTEKNLERRWDKLSNTQAQAELLDSHTQNQFQVYEKNIEHFIGTVKVPVGIAGPLRVNGLFAEGDYLVPLATTEAALVASYNRGSKLLTACGGASAMLLNEGVTRTPGFAFKGLVEAGQFVAWAVTQYQIFKDIAESTTSHGKLTDININIEGNHVYLVFEFLTGDASGQNMVTIATNAVFEFIIENTPVTPDHAFLDGNLSGDKKANTQTLRSVRGKKVTAEVNIPAELVQKYLHTTPKKMVQFGQMTTVGGALSGTIGINAHYANALAALYIACGQDAACVAESAIGMTRMELNNEGGLYASVTLPNLMLGTVGGGTSLPSQKACLDLMELHGNGKSQALAEVCAALCLAGELSIVGAFCAGHFSRAHHKLAR